The Tetrapisispora phaffii CBS 4417 chromosome 5, complete genome genome segment tatcagtTAACTTAAATTACTATCTCACATTCTcgatatatttgaataaattcCTTTCATCTTTGTTCATCTCATCGCCTACTTCACAAAAAGTTAAAAGGAAGCGTTATATAGTTAAATGTTTGATTGATTGCTCATGTAACATAAAGCttggatatatatatttaccaATGGTGATAGATATAACACTATTATACGATTAATTAAAGTAATAATGGTGTCtgtataatatatatgagttaaCTACGTCAATACCTGTTTGCTTATGTGGAAATTGATTTAGTTTGAAAGattgttatatttcttttatttccttgattaatttattaagaaGGTCTctaaatttcaaatcacTTGATAGATTAACAAAATCATCAACAAACATATTTACCGTTTCATCTTTGTTGATCTCAAGTTCTGTCTCACTCACCTTGGGtattatttcttctaatattttaattaatttatcgGATTGTTTCTTACAATTTGCtttattgaaatcattCTCTGAAtgctttttcaattgtgaTAATAAGGTTAACAATGGCTTTATATTGACATATAAGTCGTTTCTTTTAGAAGTTGTTAAACCCAAGGATTGATTATAGGAATTCGCTACAAGTTCTGAGATACTAATAGAATTATGTGTTGTTTCTGGATAAAAACGTAATGTAACTTTGGGGATGTTCAACTCATTGTTTCTTATATCGCCATTTTCCTTCTCGATTTCGTTTCTAATCGAgttgataattttaaatttattatcgATTTGAGACTCTaagttttcaatatattttgttttgaatatatcGGTCTCTATAAAATCCTTGATAAGTGAACTATCCTTGTTAAAgttgttattattcatttttgtaTAATTGTGATAAAATAATTCGTTTTCactaaatttaaaaatattttggaagaatgcattatttaattttgttaaaataCTTTTATCCCAAGCTAATTTCGATATTTTTTCGTCATTAACCAATTTATAGATCATAATCCATTGTTTTAGTGAAAAGAAAGTATGATTACCATATGATGAAACGTCAAATAAGAAATCAATGAATTGTTTGGAATTTCTTTCAACAGAGACcttgaatttttttaaaataacatCAATATTGTCAGAgagtttaaaaaataatctaATAAGGTTATCTAGTAATTCTTCAGATGAAGTAGATGATGCATTAAATCTACAAATGAAATCAGACACGGCAATTGACCACTGTGATACTATTAGAATATTTGACGTTGTTGAATTCAAATCCTCTTCGATGTGATTATCAGATAGATCTATATCGGTAGCATTAGGTTGTGGGGAAATAAAATCAGGGAGCTTATTCagtttaaaagaattatcaTCAAAACATAATTTCGTGAATTCCGTATTTGTAGTTTTCAAGTTAGTTAGCAATGAATCTATATCATTTGTGACATTCAATATTTGTTGGTAGTTTTGGTACAAAGCTTCTTTAAACTCATCTTTAACTTTAACTGTCTTCTGTGATAATTCtatattataatctttaatttcaacAATAGTATTCTGTCTAAATAAATCCAATATTTGAGCCTCACTAACTGATGACATTTTATATCCCTTAAATAGAGTCCTTCCGGTCTAATTCTTGTCGATTAAAACGATGAGTATGATTTGAAGTCAAATAATACCTTCATAGCTAAAAATGTCACTAAACTTTTAAGATTCTTTTACCTTTAAACAGGTATAGAATGGGTTACCAGTATTGTTAAAGACAGTAGATATTCCATTAACATCAAAGTACTCGTATCACATGATctagaaatgaaattaagtctcaccattttttttaaaacttttaataataatagaacaatttttcaatcaatAGACTGTTAATGAACaattcaattcaaaaactttatgttattaaaataaagtataaatatatttatcaatttatttttgttataaGATATAATTGTGTTTAAATAGTgaagagaaaaaatatcaaccggaaatataatattaagaagaaaatgtCAATTCAAACTACTGACCAAAATGAAGTTTCTGAATCTATCAAATCATTATCTTTGATTGCATCCCACTCGCATATTACAGGTTTAGGTCTAGATGACAACTTACAGCCATTAGAGTCGGCCAATGGTATGGTTGGTCAGCTTCAGGCACGTAGAGCTGCCGGTGTGATTTTAAAGATGGTTCTAAATGGTACTATCGCTGGTAGAGCTGTTTTAGTTGCCGGTCCACCTTCTACTGGTAAGACTGCTTTAGCTATGGGTATGTCTAAATCTTTAGGTAAGGATGTACCTTTCACTGCTATTGCTGGTTctgaaattttttctttagaaGTTAGCAAAACCGAAGCATTAACTCAAGCTTTTAGAAAATCTATTGGTATAAagattaaagaagaaaccGAACTAATTGAAGGTGAAGTTGTagaaattcaaattgaCAGATCGATAACTGGTGGCCATAAACAAGGTAAATTAACTATTAAGACAACTGACATGGAAACAATTTATGAATTGGGTAATAAGATGATTGATGGCCTAACAAAGGAAAAAGTACTTGCTGGTGATGTCATTTCCATTGATAAAGCTAGTGGTAAGATAACGAAGCTAGGTAGATCTTTTGCCAGATCCAGAGATTACGATGCGATGGGTGCCGACACAAAATTTGTTCAATGTCCAGAAGGTGAATTACAGAAGAGAAAGACAGTTATTCACACAGTATCACTACATGAGATTGATGTTATTAATTCAAGAACACAAGGATTTTTAGCTTTATTTACTGGTGATACTGGTGAAATTAGATCCGAAGTCAGAGACCAAATAGACACCAAAGTAGCCGAATGGAAAGAAGAAGGTAAGGCTGAGATTATCCCTGGTGTTTTATTCATAGATGAAGTCCACATGTTAGATATTGAGtgtttttcatttatcaACAGAGCATTAGAAGATGAATTTGCTCCCATTGTCATGATGGCAACCAATAGAGGTATCTCCAAGACCAGAGGCACTAACTATAAGTCCCCACATGGTTTACCATTAGATTTATTAGATAgatctattattattacaacTGGTGCATATAACGAAAAGGAAAttaaaatgattttatcTATCAGAGcacaagaagaagaagttgaaCTAACGCCTGAGGCATTGGATTTGTTGACGAAAATTGGTACAGAAACAAGTTTGAGATATAGTAGCAACTTGATAGCTACTTCCAACCAAATAGCAATCAGAAGACAAGGTCATGTTAAAAACTCTGCTATAGCTGTTGATGTAGTCGATGTCAAGAGAGCGTAcctattatttttagaCAGCAGTAGATCTGTAAAGTACATGCAAGAAAACCAGTCTCAATATATCGATGACAACGGGAAAGTAGaaatttcatcttctttattagTGAAATCCAAGACCGAAGAAGTGGACTCGATGGACACTACCGAATAGGCATAGTTATGCAGCGTTCCAATAATTACggaattaaaataaataagataagaaacaatatatattgtaatattaatgattatttatgatattctcttttttaaaaacacACATCTGcaaaagtttcaaaagaCGACACTTTATGTACTGGCAGTGGCACATGtatttctctttttttatttgtatatgATATAGTATGAGTTCTATGTGATGTTGTTGTGAGTTGATAGGTGACCTCTATTTTTCAGAACCTCTTGTATTCAAGATCAAAGCAATGATCATGCCGTATAAACCCAAGACTTCTGagaaaatcaaaatcaacaCGATCCCTACAAACAACCTCGGTTGGTGCATGAACTTCCTTACCCCCACATCACCGACGATACCGATTGCATACCCACTACTCAAACATGCGAAACCAACGCAAAGGCCACAGCTTAGATGCATAAACCCGTTATACAAAGTGTACTCTTCTGTTGGATTCAAATTACCCGCAATTAGAACAGCAACGACCAAACCATAAATGGCCAGAATACCGCTCATGACCACTGGAATCAGGGACTTCATTATTAACTCTGGTTTGAAGGTACCGATACCTGAAATACCGATGCCTGACTTGGCAGTGCCTATAGCGGCACCTAGACATGAGAGAACCATTGCAGCAGAACAGCCGGCGAAACCAAAGAATGGAGCATAGAATGGAGAATATTCAGATAACTCAGACGACATTGTGAAGGGTGTATGCGTGCGTTGCTGTCTAGAGACCTGAAGATGAGTAAACAGGATGGCCAATTGGCCAAGAgatgtgtgtgtgtatgcAATGTGCGTGTTGTTATATATGTTCATGGGTCCCGACGATGTCGCAAGGCACAGCTGTTGTAGCAACATCTGGACTTAGTTGCATCAAAATTTCACTGAACAATTTGTGAAGATGGGAGACTCGGCTGCGAGCGGCGGGTAACACGTCGCGCCGCCCGCGTGGATGCGAAGCTGTTCAAAATTCCAAACATTGGAATACAAACAAACTCGTGGTCCCAAACATGGACTATATAAACAGGGCAGGTTTTCAGGAAAGGCGGATGCGAGGAGCGTGAAAGGCGTTCAAGAGGCCAAACGCAAAGCGAAGATGAACTCTAACGGCAAGATTGCGGTCGGGATCGACGAGCTGGGCAGCATATATGAGCAGCTGCACCGAGAACTGGAAGAACGGATCGAGCTGCATCTACCGGGTGCCGGAGAGGCCGAGAAATCCAACGAGGTGCGTGTGCTGGTGCAACGGTACCTGGACGACGTGGTGGGCATGTGTGTGAAGTCCATGGACGTCACAGACGCGCCGGACGGGGGCGCCGCTGGCGCCCTGGCGGCGGGCGGTGCGCCCAGTCACGTGACAGTGAAGAAACTGCTCGAGAAGAGACAGCGCCATTACGTCGAACCGTTTGACCTCCAACTGCACGAGGAGGTGCGCGACAAGTACGGCGAGTGGGAGGATTGGGTCGTCCGCGTGTCGGAGATGCGGACGCGCGGGCCGTCGCAGATCAACGCAGGGTACACCGAGAGGAAAGAAGCGTTTCTGCAGCTGATCGACGAACGAATAGGGCGAGCTCTGCTCGCCCTCGCCAGCGAAAACGACGACGCCCATGACACGGGAGCGCCACGCCCCGACGACGTTGCCCGCTGGGAGGGCGCCAAGCACGAGTACATGCAAGCGCTGGCAAGCCTGTCTCGCTGCAGCGAGACAGGCTTGAAGCAAGAGCTGGACCGTGCCAAGAACCTGGTGACCTACCTTGAGAACAAGTGAGCGCAGCGCGCCTTGTCATTCCCAATTGACATTGCCAAGAGAAAAAGGTAACTGACGGCCGACCGGGCCGGCCGCGGGCGTGCCACAAACACAAATGCACACACCCGGATCGGGAAGCGTCGACACACACTTTTCCTGCCCCCCAGCGCGCACA includes the following:
- the RVB2 gene encoding RuvB family ATP-dependent DNA helicase reptin (similar to Saccharomyces cerevisiae RVB2 (YPL235W); ancestral locus Anc_6.261), with product MSIQTTDQNEVSESIKSLSLIASHSHITGLGLDDNLQPLESANGMVGQLQARRAAGVILKMVLNGTIAGRAVLVAGPPSTGKTALAMGMSKSLGKDVPFTAIAGSEIFSLEVSKTEALTQAFRKSIGIKIKEETELIEGEVVEIQIDRSITGGHKQGKLTIKTTDMETIYELGNKMIDGLTKEKVLAGDVISIDKASGKITKLGRSFARSRDYDAMGADTKFVQCPEGELQKRKTVIHTVSLHEIDVINSRTQGFLALFTGDTGEIRSEVRDQIDTKVAEWKEEGKAEIIPGVLFIDEVHMLDIECFSFINRALEDEFAPIVMMATNRGISKTRGTNYKSPHGLPLDLLDRSIIITTGAYNEKEIKMILSIRAQEEEVELTPEALDLLTKIGTETSLRYSSNLIATSNQIAIRRQGHVKNSAIAVDVVDVKRAYLLFLDSSRSVKYMQENQSQYIDDNGKVEISSSLLVKSKTEEVDSMDTTE
- the NSL1 gene encoding MIND complex subunit NSL1 (similar to Saccharomyces cerevisiae NSL1 (YPL233W); ancestral locus Anc_6.259), with translation MNSNGKIAVGIDELGSIYEQLHRELEERIELHLPGAGEAEKSNEVRVLVQRYLDDVVGMCVKSMDVTDAPDGGAAGALAAGGAPSHVTVKKLLEKRQRHYVEPFDLQLHEEVRDKYGEWEDWVVRVSEMRTRGPSQINAGYTERKEAFLQLIDERIGRALLALASENDDAHDTGAPRPDDVARWEGAKHEYMQALASLSRCSETGLKQELDRAKNLVTYLENK
- the COG1 gene encoding Golgi transport complex subunit COG1 (similar to Saccharomyces cerevisiae COG1 (YGL223C); ancestral locus Anc_3.535), with translation MSSVSEAQILDLFRQNTIVEIKDYNIELSQKTVKVKDEFKEALYQNYQQILNVTNDIDSLLTNLKTTNTEFTKLCFDDNSFKLNKLPDFISPQPNATDIDLSDNHIEEDLNSTTSNILIVSQWSIAVSDFICRFNASSTSSEELLDNLIRLFFKLSDNIDVILKKFKVSVERNSKQFIDFLFDVSSYGNHTFFSLKQWIMIYKLVNDEKISKLAWDKSILTKLNNAFFQNIFKFSENELFYHNYTKMNNNNFNKDSSLIKDFIETDIFKTKYIENLESQIDNKFKIINSIRNEIEKENGDIRNNELNIPKVTLRFYPETTHNSISISELVANSYNQSLGLTTSKRNDLYVNIKPLLTLLSQLKKHSENDFNKANCKKQSDKLIKILEEIIPKVSETELEINKDETVNMFVDDFVNLSSDLKFRDLLNKLIKEIKEI
- the VMA11 gene encoding H(+)-transporting V0 sector ATPase subunit c' (similar to Saccharomyces cerevisiae TFP3 (YPL234C); ancestral locus Anc_6.260); protein product: MSSELSEYSPFYAPFFGFAGCSAAMVLSCLGAAIGTAKSGIGISGIGTFKPELIMKSLIPVVMSGILAIYGLVVAVLIAGNLNPTEEYTLYNGFMHLSCGLCVGFACLSSGYAIGIVGDVGVRKFMHQPRLFVGIVLILIFSEVLGLYGMIIALILNTRGSEK